The window CTAACCTATCTTCTGACATAATATAAAATATAACTGCTCTGTAAAAATAATACAAAGCAGTTAATAATGAAGTCACTTTAGCTTAGAATTTAGCTTGCTCATCTGCTCACCAATCTTTTTTTTTACCACCTTAGCATAATGTTGTTGAGTAATTCCAATTTCTGAATGACCTAGTAGCTCAGATACTATCTCCATAGGAATATCATTATAAAGTAAAATAGTAGATGCAAAGGTTTTTCTGGCTATATGATGGGTAAGAGTCTTATTGATGCCAACAATCTCAGCTATCTCCTTTAAATAGGAATTGAACTTCTGATTAGTAATAACAGGAAGAAGCTGTGTATCTGTTTTGTATTTATTTAAAATACTTTCTGCTTTATATAACAAAGGAATATCATAATCTCTTTTAGTTTTCTGCCTGTGAATATGAATCCACTTATTCTTATCATAGCCTGTTTGAATATCACTTGTTTTAAGATTTGCCATCTCTGTATAAGCTAATCCTGTATAACAACATAAAATAAACATATCAGCTACTTGCTGTAATCTTTCAGAAGCAAAGTGATGTTTCTCTAATGCTTCCAGTTCCTCTTTAGATAAAAACACAACTTGTTTCTTAGGTTTCCTGTTCTTGTAAAGTAGGAAAGGGTCTTTAGCTAAGTAATCTAATCCTACAGCTAACTTTACTATCTGTTTGAACCTCTGTATGGTTTTATGGACTGTATTTTGCTTAAACTGTTTTTCAGCCTTAAGATAGAATTCAAATTCAGTAATAAATGCCATAGTCATGTCTTTCAGAAGATAATCAGTTTTTTTGTACTGATGCTTTATAAAAGACTTTACATGAGTCTGTGTCTGATAAAACTTAGCTACAGATACTTTAGTGGTAGAAATACCTATCAGCTTTTCCTGTTTAGTGATATGAAGGTGGAACATTTCAGTAATTGATTTGTCCTGCTTAATATTTTCTCCTTTGTATTGTCTGTAGATGTCATCTACATCAAAGTCCTTTTCCTGAACTTGTAGGAATAAAAAAGCCTGATTAATGTCTTGTTTAATCAGGCTGAGTTGTGTATTAATTTGATTATTTATTTTGTTAGGAGGAAATGCCTTTTGCTTTGAAGCATTCCAAGAATTTGGGTTTATAAAAACACCTGTTGAGAATGGTTTTCTTTGACTGTCTAATGTGATTCTACATTCAATTGCACAGACACCTTTTGTATTAATTCTGTTTCTTCTGATTAAAAATAGTATTGATAGTTTCATAGTATTAATGAGGGTTTGAGTTGGTAACCTGAGAATTTTTTGGTAACCTAATTGGTAACCTGAGTTTAGATTATTAAGGTGAAATATTAAGTAAATTAAATAAGATAATTCACAAAAAATAAGGATGAATTTTTAAGATGGTAACCTGAAAGAAATTATGGTAACCTAAAATTTTGCCTTAAAATTAAAAAATATTGAGATTTGAAAAACTTAAGATTTAAATAAGAATTGCTGTAAACTCCCATGAATAGGGGAGAATATTATAAAACAAAAAAATCTCCCTTAAAAAAGAGAGATTTCTGTGGGTCCTGAGGGATTCGAACCCCCGACCCTCTGGGTGTAAACCAGATGCTCTGAACCAACTGAGCTAAGAACCCGAATTTTTTTGAAAGGTTTCGTTTCCTTTTCTGTGGGTCCTGAGGGATTCGAACCCCCGACCCTCTGGGTGTAAACCAGATGCTCTGAACCAACTGAGCTAAGAACCCTCTAGACTTGTTCTCTTGTTTAGAGTGGTGCAAATATACGACTTATTCCTTAATCTCCAAATTTTTTTCTAAAAAATCTCCCACTACAAAGTTGCTTCCGCCGATAAAAATCATTTCTTCATTTGTACATTGTTCTTTTGCAGTAAGATACGCTTCCTGTACGGAATCAAAAATTTTATAAAAAATTTTCGCCTCCCGAAGCAGATTTTCGTAATCTTCCGGATGTCTTCCCCTGTTGACCGATGGTTTTGCAAAATAAAACTCAGAATTTTCAGGAAGTAAATTCATCACCTCATCTATTTTTTTGTCATTCACAAACCCCAAAATAACATGCTTGTGGCGGTTAATTGAATTTAATTGTGAAAAAACATACTCTAATCCTGCCTGATTATGCCCTGTATCACATATGGTGAGCGGATTGTTTGAAAATTCAAACCAGCGGCCTATAAAACCTGTATTCTGATGAACATGGAGAAGTCCGTTTTCAAGGGCCTGGTCGGAAACAGAAATAGCCAGTTTTCTTAATTCTTCCACTGT of the Chryseobacterium aureum genome contains:
- a CDS encoding site-specific integrase, yielding MKLSILFLIRRNRINTKGVCAIECRITLDSQRKPFSTGVFINPNSWNASKQKAFPPNKINNQINTQLSLIKQDINQAFLFLQVQEKDFDVDDIYRQYKGENIKQDKSITEMFHLHITKQEKLIGISTTKVSVAKFYQTQTHVKSFIKHQYKKTDYLLKDMTMAFITEFEFYLKAEKQFKQNTVHKTIQRFKQIVKLAVGLDYLAKDPFLLYKNRKPKKQVVFLSKEELEALEKHHFASERLQQVADMFILCCYTGLAYTEMANLKTSDIQTGYDKNKWIHIHRQKTKRDYDIPLLYKAESILNKYKTDTQLLPVITNQKFNSYLKEIAEIVGINKTLTHHIARKTFASTILLYNDIPMEIVSELLGHSEIGITQQHYAKVVKKKIGEQMSKLNSKLK